From Plectropomus leopardus isolate mb chromosome 4, YSFRI_Pleo_2.0, whole genome shotgun sequence, the proteins below share one genomic window:
- the pcm1 gene encoding pericentriolar material 1 protein isoform X1 produces the protein MATGGTPFDDSAEELHNWTVTNGSLEDRLNNLDWGVQQKKANRSSEKNKKKLSAAVVESRLTNDISPESTPGAGRRRARTPHSFPHIKYTTQMSVPDQAELDKLRQRINFTDLDERSIGSDSQGRATAANNQRQLAGENKKPYNFLPLHVNTNKSKELLPPSSSAPATPAITKETKKQSPGHRDTLTPLVLSKETPRLSRGCIERVPLALREYGRGEPRIDSSQVVSKLVQIREYISKASSMRDDLVEKNDVPANVERLSHLIDHLKQQEKSYLRFLQKMLTREHDEDDVGTLDSAVGSGSLAESTSLNIEVRSSDASNATGGRPETVRADQKEELENLRKQHELLKKMLEQQEQLRALQGRQEALMAMQDSAEQALAVIEDTVVTETTGSVSGLSITSELNDELNDLIQRFHNQLHDSQTKAVPDNRRQAESLSLSREVCWSRTPQAVGPPQHRPLLHSASGPHTGLDTGATTASAKLTKLQELQDKKQTMDKILQELHSLRDQTLNNNSCRGLSTQCSLSMGGSSDCPSVLCSNGASASTPFHPSLTQHQDSSNSTDKLRKLKEVHKRLNELRELVQYYEQTSDMMVDAVNENVKEDDDDEEEEEEDETEDGSMFEAMFDSEQENRQPVTNIRNPQRGGNWTDLNSLTNRHSVRSSATNNRDGRLNTECEINNRSAANIRSLNIPSTIECQYNRDTPYNQVKDDDDEDEDGLDNDEGAQAVAPDSEASGSSRRSSLGNSGGFAQKVHRHTAKQKLRQLQELVAMVQSDDTDATTANEDEALHQQPNNTRAAAAGSLGAGSKQNPRELTLSSKAREKLYEEKLRQQKQELKQLHEERQKLIEIQGKIQDLQWACPDLQSSVSSTASQQGLLRKAPVAMSTPATVLTSSSSGPKSNSGVLKPTPPEAAAVTDNEQLWSEMRRHQILREELRQRRKHLESLMAEHQRRSGLSDSPRRIDDSEGLATPSQSVSRDERTMATWGSTPCHLDDDEEDEDEDEDEYHSEMGAEEEEEHEERAESSSDDDIHIYSSSRNQCAYSNRKNQGSNLKPPPAFSGEGSGNPSLHNKTKTKQQQQQPRSLNQSATSQHGGTRRQENLRWASELSFAEGSCQWQEQVSQLQRQLDFSTSMCQTLLQDQQTLSYMLQTLLTGQYSMLPNNMSSPQVHLVMHQLNQCYTQLAWQQNNVQRLKHVLNDLLRQQQQHQQASSSAAGWQTQKHSSYQESSSGPSASPGVFLPFSSTLHPSTNNMSTAALSPLPPSFNLYPLFPAPMGEFPQGATSQATPDHQKHQLDPNTSIKTEYMSFPPPLQRSPLNTTTDRGPPGWLKTSYTNNTVQHHQSKMEPPESPSSSPTFACRHPRAQEFDRESHESFSSMPDPVDPTTITKTFKAGRKASAQANLASRSKTPNSKSRRRRSKGHKNSEGHESDSVSSTADFVQERAALSHQKDQNKSLLDKLTQEKLDSKTKLGNKRNDLSSAYAWRTPFLSNRIACTEAPDASSDFSLFEALRETIYSEVATLISQNESRPHFLIELFHELQLLNTDYLRQRALYSLQDIVTRHLAEKSAAGDQLPPLGPVAWAAGSQSELTPSESLATSDAEVVEKNLRLTQDTMKKRDDVESVDNESTMSTSSNLEPFANDDLGNTVIHLDKALARIREYERMKLKAELNPCNANSAGAGGSEVSTADHPSNHADLVKGGAAGDARCPQIDTQQLDRQIKAIMTEVIPFLKENLDEVCSLQLLTSVRRMVLTLTQQNDESKEFVRFFHRQLGGILQDSLSKFVGRTLKDCGEDLLVEISEILFNELAFFRLMQDLDNSSSIALAAKHKNKNRAEQPIRAKQSLKENTTAGGDKSVSPAYTDEDKDRDEAEQEGESTLQELYLQTEFKNSRSSEASEVEEEDEDEGHGQGIPLSISLSKAETQALTNYGSGEDENEEEEIEEFEAGPVDVQTSLQASADGHVEQDVTVTGTTQSDTQETKAEQSSENDGEINKSVGTVGPTSEDHNMAEGQSLEEEGKAGAAAASQGSSHEVSHDQDVPKESTTTSSPDTDSPVMINVDEMGSGNTSQKSDEEDFVKVDDLPLQLTVMCEEELQKRIVEEQQNNNLSVEILNGNTESLTGLVGNAQALKEPDTVGAQSV, from the exons ATGGCAACCGGAGGCACTCCTTTCGATGACAGTGCAGAAGAGCTGCACAACTGGACTGTAACCAATGGCAGTCTGGAAGATAGACTCAACAACCTG GACTGGGGTGTTCAGCAGAAGAAAGCCAACCGATCATCagagaagaacaagaagaagCTGTCAGCTGCAGTGGTGGAGAGCCGCCTGACTAATGATATTTCACCAGAGTCCACCCCTGGGGCCGGTCGCAGGAGAGCACGCACTCCTCATTCCTTTCCCCACATCAAGTACACCACTCAGATGTCTGTCCCAGACCAAGCTGAGCTGGACAAGCTACGTCAGAGAATCAATTTCACAGACCTGGATGAG AGGAGCATCGGCAGTGACTCCCAGGGGCGTGCCACAGCTGCCAACAACCAGCGCCAGTTAGCTGGAGAGAACAAGAAGCCCTACAACTTCCTACCTCTGCATGTAAACACTAACAAAAGCAAGGAGctgctccctccctcttcctctgccCCAGCCACACCAGCTATCACCAAGGAAACTAAGAAGCAGAGCCCAGGACACAGGGACACATTAACCCCTTTGGTTCTCAGCAAGGAGACTCCAAGGCTCAGCCGTGGTTGCATCGAGAGAGTTCCTTTAGCGCTTAGAGAATATGGGAGAGGAGAGCCGAGAATAGACAGCAGCCag GTGGTGAGCAAACTGGTACAGATCCGCGAGTACATCAGTAAGGCCAGCTCCATGCGGGACGATCTGGTGGAGAAGAATGATGTGCCGGCCAACGTGGAGCGCCTCTCCCATCTCATCGACCACCTCAAGCAGCAGGAGAAGTCCTATTTACGGTTCCTGCAGAAAATGCTG ACACGAGAGCATGATGAGGATGATGTGGGGACCCTAGACTCTGCTGTTGGCTCAGGTTCACTAGCAGAGAGCACTTCTCTTAACATTGAGGTCCGCTCTTCAGATGCCTCAAATGCAACG GGTGGTAGGCCAGAAACAGTGCGAGCTGACCAGAAGGAAGAGTTGGAGAATTTGCGTAAGCAGCATGAGCTGCTGAAGAAGATgctggagcagcaggagcagctcaGGGCCCTGCAGGGTCGACAGGAAGCACTAATGGCCATGCAGGACAGTGCAGAGCAGGCACTTGCTGTGATTGAAGACACTG ttGTCACAGAAACCACAGGCAGTGTTTCTGGTCTGAGCATCACATCAGAACTGAATGATGAGTTAAATGATTTGATCCAGCGGTTCCACAATCAGCTACATGACTCTCAG ACTAAAGCAGTGCCAGACAACCGTCGCCAGGCGGAGAGCCTTTCCCTCTCTAGAGAGGTGTGCTGGTCTAGGACTCCCCAGGCTGTTGGTCCACCTCAACACCGGCCTCTCCTCCACTCTGCCTCTGGTCCCCACACTGGTCTAGACACAGGAGCAACAACTGCCAGTGCCAAACTAACTAAGCTCCAAGAACTCcaagacaaaaagcaaactATGGACAAGATCCTGCAGGAGCTGCATTCACTCAGAGACCAGACACTCAACAACAACTCAT GTCGTGGCTTGTCAACACAGTGCAGTCTTAGTATGGGAGGATCTTCAGATTGTCCATCTGTTCTCTGCTCGAATGGGGCGTCGGCTTCCACTCCCTTTCATCCTTCACTCACGCAACACCAGGACAGCTCCAATTCCACAGACAAGCTCAg GAAGCTAAAGGAGGTCCACAAGCGTTTGAATGAGCTGCGGGAACTGGTTCAGTACTACGAGCAGACCTCTGATATGATGGTGGATGCGGTCAATGAGAATGTGaaagaggatgatgatgatgaggaagaggaggaggaagacgagaCAGAGGACGGTTCTATGTTTGAGGCCATGTTTGACTCTGAGCAGGAGAACCGCCAGCCTGTAACTAACATCAG AAACCCGCAGCGCGGTGGGAACTGGACAGACCTGAACAGCCTGACCAACAGACACAGCGTCAGGAGCAGTGCCACAAACAACCGTGATGGCAGACTCAACACTGAGTGTGAGATCAACAACCGGTCAGCAGCCAACATCCGCAGTCTCAACATCCCCTCGACCATAG AGTGTCAGTACAATAGAGACACCCCCTATAATCAGGTgaaggatgatgatgatgaggatgaagatGGTCTCGATAATGATGAGGGGGCACAGGCTGTGGCTCCAGACAGTGAGGCATCGGGGTCCAGTCGAAGAAGCAGTCTGGGGAACAGTGGGGGTTTTGCCCAGAAGGTTCATCGGCACACAGCGAAGCAGAAACTCCGGCAGCTTCAGGAGCTGGTGGCCATGGTTCAG AGTGACGACACTGATGCCACAACAGCTAATGAGGATGAAGCTTTACACCAACAGCCAAATAAcaccagagctgctgctgctgggtcTTTGGGGGCCGGATCTAAACAGAATCCCAGAGAGCTCACTCTCTCCAGCAAGGCCAG GGAGAAGCTGTATGAGGAGAAGCTGCGTCAGCAAAAGCAGGAGCTGAAGCAGCTGCACGAAGAGCGCCAGAAGCTCATTGAAATCCAAGGCAAAATCCAGGACCTGCAGTGGGCTTGCCCTGACCTCCAg TCATCTGTGTCAAGCACAGCGAGTCAGCAGGGCTTGCTGAGGAAGGCTCCAGTTGCAATGTCCACTCCGGCCACTGTTCTGACATCCTCATCTTCTGGACCTAAAAGTAACTCTGGTGTGCTCAAACCCACTCCTCCTGAAGCAGCTGCAGTCACTGACAATGAG CAGCTATGGTCTGAGATGCGTCGCCACCAGATCTTGCGAGAAGAACTGCGACAGCGCAGAAAGCACTTAGAGTCCTTGATGGCGGAACACCAGAGGCGTAGTGGTCTCAGTGACTCTCCCAGACGGATTGATGACTCAGAGGGACTCGCTACACCCTCACAGTCTGTTAGTAGGGATGAAAG GACAATGGCAACCTGGGGATCCACTCCCTGCCAccttgatgatgatgaagaggatgaagatgaggacGAAGATGAATATCACTCAGAGATGggtgcagaggaggaagaggagcatgAAGAACGTGCAGAGAGCAGCTCTGATGATGATATCCACATCTACTCATCTAGCAGGAACCAATGCGCCTACAGTAACAGGAAGAACCAAGGAAG caaCCTGAAGCCTCCACCAGCCTTCTCAGGTGAAGGCAGTGGGAATCCATCCCTTCATAACAAGACTAAGaccaaacagcaacaacagcagcccAGAAGTTTGAACCAGTCTGCTACGAGCCAGCATGGAGGTACACGGCGACAAGAGAATCTCCGCTGGGCCTCTGAGCTTTCCTTCGCCGAGGGCTCATGCCAGTGGCAGGAACAGGTCAGCCAGCTGCAGAGACAGCTGGACTTCAGCACCAGCATGTGTCAGACACTCCTGCAGGACCAGCAG ACACTCTCTTATATGTTGCAAACCCTGCTGACAGGTCAGTACAGTATGTTACCGAACAACATGTCATCACCACAGGTCCACCTGGTCATGCACCAGCTCAACCAGTGTTACACCCAGTTGGCTTGGCAGCAAAACAATGTACAAAG ACTAAAGCACGTCCTAAATGACCTTCTTCGccagcaacagcagcatcagcaggcCTCCTCTTCAGCAGCAGGTTGGCAGACACAGAAGCACAGCTCATACCAGGAGTCCAGCTCTGGCCCCTCAGCCTCCCCCGGTGTCTTCCTCCCCTTCTCCTCTACCCTGCATCCCTCAACCAACAACATGTCAACTGCTGCATTATCCCCACTCCCTCCCA gctTTAACTTATATCCACTTTTCCCTGCTCCCATGGGCGAGTTCCCCCAGGGTGCAACAAGTCAGGCAACCCCTGACCACCAGAAGCATCAGTTAGACCCCAACACCTCTATCAAAACAGAGTATATGAGCTTCCCTCCTCCGCTGCAGCGTTCTCCTCTTAACACGACTACAGACAGAGG ACCACCTGGCTGGCTTAAGACCTCCTACACAAACAACACCGTCCAGCATCACCAATCTAAAATGGAGCCCCCTGagtctccctcctcctccccaacTTTCGCCTGTCGCCACCCCCGAGCCCAAGAATTTGACAGGGAATCCCATGAAAGCTTCAGTAGCATGCCTGATCCTGTTGATCCCACCACCATCACAAAGACTTTTAAGGCTGGGCGCAAGGCCTCTGCACAAGCCAACCTGGCCTCAAGAAGCAAGACGCCCAATTCTAAGAGCCGTCGCAGGAGGAGCAAAGGGCACAAGAACAGTGAAG GCCATGAGAGTGACAGTGTTAGCAGCACTGCAGACTTTGTCCAGGAGAGGGCAGCCTTATCGCATCAGAAGGATCAGAACAAGAGTCTGTTGGACAAGCTGACTCAAGAGAAACTTGACAGCAAAACTAAGCTCGGAAACAAACGAAATGACCTCTCCTCTG CCTATGCTTGGAGAACACCCTTCCTCTCTAACAGAATTGCATGCACAGAAGCACCAG ATGCAAGCAGTGACTTCTCACTGTTCGAGGCACTGAGGGAGACCATCTACTCTGAGGTGGCTACTTTGATATCCCAAAATGAGTCCCGTCCACATTTTCTCATCGAACTCTTCcatgagctgcagctgctcaACACAGACTACTTGCGGCAGAGGGCGCTGTATTCCCTACAG GATATAGTGACCAGACACCTGGCAGAGAAGAGTGCAGCCGGGGACCAGCTGCCCCCTCTTGGTCCTGTGGCGTGGGCTGCAGGCTCTCAGTCTGAGCTCACACCCAGTGAGAGTCTGGCAACCAGTGATGCA gAGGTGGTGGAGAAAAACCTGAGGCTCACACAAGACACCATGAAGAAGAGAGATGACGTCGAATCTGTGGACAATGAAAGCACCATGTCAACCTCCTCGAACCTGGAGCCGTTTGCAAACGATGACCTGG GCAACACGGTGATTCATTTAGACAAAGCTCTGGCCAGAATTAGGGAGTATGAGCGCATGAAGCTTAAAGCTGAGTTAAACCCCTGCAACGCCAACTCTGCAGGTGCTGGTGGCTCTGAAGTCTCAACTGCTGATCATCCTTCTAACCATGCTGACCTTGTGAAAG gaggagcagctggtGATGCACGCTGCCCTCAGATTGACACCCAGCAGTTGGATCGTCAGATCAAAGCCATCATGACAGAAGTCATTCCTTTCCTTAAG gAAAACCTGGATGAGGTGTGTTCCCTCCAGCTGTTAACATCTGTCCGGCGCATGGTCCTCACTCTAACCCAACAGAATGATGAAAGCAAGGAGTTTGTCCGCTTTTTCCACAGACAGCTGGGAGGCATACTGCAG GATTCTCTCAGTAAATTTGTGGGCCGTACTCTGAAGGACTGCGGGGAGGACCTACTGGTGGAGATTTCTGAGATCCTCTTCAATGAACTCGCCTTCTTTAGGCTCATGCAGGATTTGgataacagcagcagcatcgcCTTGGCAGCCAAacacaagaataaaaatagGGCTGAGCAACCCATAAGAGCAAAGCAGAGTTTAAAG GAAAACACTACAGCTGGTGGTGATAAATCAGTTTCTCCAGCCTACACAGATGAAGACAAG GACCGAGATGAGGCTGAGCAGGAAGGCGAGTCTACGCTCCAGGAGCTCTACCTACAGACAGAGTTTAAGAACAGCAGGAGCAGTGAAGCttcagaggtggaggaggaagatgaggatgaAGGGCATGGACAGGGAATCCCTTTGTCAATCA GTCTTTCCAAAGCAGAGACTCAGGCCCTGACAAACTATGGCAGCGGAGAGGATGAGAACGAGGAGGAAGAAATCGAGGAGTTTGAAGCCGGACCTGTTGATGTCCAAACGTCTTTGCAGGCTTCTGCTGATGGACACGTGGAGCAGGATGTCACTGTTACA GGGACGACACAGAGCGACACCCAGGAGACTAAAGCTGAACAGAGTTCAGAGAATGATGGTG aAATCAACAAGTCGGTTGGGACTGTGGGTCCCACATCAGAGGACCATAACATGGCAGAGGGCCAGAGTCTTGAGGAGGAGGGTaaagctggagctgctgctgcctcacaAGGAAGCTCCCATGAAGTCTCCCATGATCAGGATGTCCCCAAGGAGTCGACTACGACGAGCAGCCCTGACACAGACTCACCCGTCATGATCAATGTAGAT GAGATGGGCTCAGGTAACACCAGTCAGAAATCTGATGAGGAAGACTTCGTGAAGGTGGATGATTTGCCATTGCAGCTTACAGTCATGTGTGAG GAGGAACTACAGAAGAGAATAGTGGAGGAGCAGCAAAATAACAACCTGTCTGTAGAGATTCTCAATGGGAACACTGAATCGCTGACTGGGCTGGTGGGAAACGCGCAGGCACTGAAGGAACCAG aCACTGTTGGTGCCCAGAGTGTGTAA